A single Cottoperca gobio chromosome 7, fCotGob3.1, whole genome shotgun sequence DNA region contains:
- the tas1r1 gene encoding taste receptor type 1 member 1 → MDLSAAVFLSLGWLMLQSADGELDYTSQGHGMQLKGDFSIAGLFPLHYTDGPSAGLPALRRCNEGTPNKHGYYLLQGMRFAVEEINNSTGPQPLLPGVKLGYQLYDACSEPASILVTLDLLKQLYQSPSKSETEGDTNYNNSRDAVAVIGPDSSSKTFTPAALLGAHLIPHISYEASNEKLSNKFLYPSFFRTIPSDKNQVAAMIRLLVHFNWTWVAILGSDNAYGLEGMKSLSKQAPNHGICIAYQGIIPAYRDDTIQTMRSMVGSLLTTKVNTIVVFSSKSKLKGFFPFVVERNVTGKVWIGTEDWSASSLISGISGIQTIGTVLGVAVKYAAIPGFEEFERKVDEASMQHSDTQEVSNVTNDCLQSTDLYSFSRKEFSLEKYDITSSFNVYTGVYSVAHALHQALGCDSGECQRRRVYPWELLLWLKKVRFTLGNTSVYFDMNGDPPTGYDIICWVWKGTDWSLREVGSFIPDPITLIVDADLIEWHDMGDSRSVPLSICSPPCPRGHKKVLTGPHSCCFDCQACPSATFLNTSESTTCQPCLPEEWAPPNSEKCLDRTVLLLLWDAPLAIALLFFLATCLLMTSSAAIILLLNLNTPVAKSAGGRTCLLMLAALTATAMSSLCHFGQPSPLACILKQPLFNFSFTVCLSCITMRSFQVVYIFKFASKLPLAFDKWAKNHGPEFTIFLVSVTILLISVIRVAINTPQPSKDLNFYKDSIVLECSNTLSLGAAIELAYVSLLSFLCFSFSYMGKDLPANYNEAKSVTFSLMVYMMSWMSFFTLYLISRNQFTMAANVFAILFSVLAFLTGYFLPKIYIIALRPQMNTIAHFQNCIQMYNMNKQ, encoded by the exons atggatctgtctgctgctgtgtttctttccttAGGCTGGCTGATGCTGCAGTCCGCTGATGGGGAACTGGATTACACCTCTCAGGGTCACGGGATGCAGCTGAAGGGCGACTTCTCCATCGCTGGCCTCTTCCCTCTCCACTACACAGATGGACCGAGCGCTGGTTTGCCTGCTTTGCGCCGATGCAACGA AGGTACACCCAACAAACATGGATATTACCTACTGCAAGGCATGAGATTTGCTGTGGAAGAAATCAACAACAGCACCGGACCGCAGCCTCTTTTACCAGGGGTGAAGCTGGGCTACCAGCTGTATGACGCATGCTCAGAACCAGCCAGCATCCTGGTCACGCTGGACCTGCTGAAGCAGCTGTATCAGAGCCCCTCTAAATCTGAGACGGAGGGAGACACAAACTACAACAACAGTCGAGATGCTGTGGCTGTGATTGggccagacagcagcagcaaaactttCACCCCCGCTGCTTTACTGGGAGCCCATCTTATACCACAT ATATCTTATGAAGCGTCAAATGAAAAGCTGAGCAACAAGTTCCTCTATCCATCCTTTTTCCGCACAATTCCCAGCGACAAGAACCAGGTGGCAGCTATGATCCGGCTTCTGGTTCATTTCAACTGGACCTGGGTCGCTATCTTAGGCAGTGACAACGCCTATGGCCTGGAGGGCATGAAGAGCCTGTCCAAACAAGCCCCAAACCACGGCATCTGCATCGCCTACCAGGGAATCATCCCTGCGTACAGAGATGACACAATCCAGACCATGAGAAGCATGGTGGGAAGCTTACTGACGACCAAAGTCAACACCATCGTGGTCTTCTCCAGCAAATCAAAACTCAAGGGCTTCTTCCCGTTTGTCGTTGAGCGAAACGTGACAGGTAAGGTGTGGATTGGGACGGAGGACTGGTCAGCGTCTTCTCTCATATCAGGGATATCTGGGATCCAGACCATCGGCACTGTGCTCGGCGTAGCCGTTAAATATGCAGCCATACCTGGTTTTGAGGAGTTTGAGAGGAAGGTAGATGAGGCTTCAATGCAACACAGTGACACCCAGGAAGTCTCTAATGTGACCAATGACTGTCTACAGAGCACAGACCTGTACAGCTTCTCCAGGAAGGAGTTTTCTCTGGAGAAATATGACATCACCTCCTCCTTCAATGTGTATACGGGGGTGTATAGTGTGGCTCATGCACTGCACCAAGCACTTGGTTGTGATTCTGGAGAGTGCCAAAGGAGGAGGGTGTATCCATGGGAG ctgctcctgTGGCTTAAGAAGGTGCGATTCACTCTGGGCAATACCTCGGTGTACTTCGACATGAATGGTGACCCGCCCACAGGATATGACATCATTTGCTGGGTTTGGAAGGGGACTGACTGGTCACTCAGGGAGGTGGGCTCCTTCATCCCAGATCCCATTACGCTCATAGTTGATGCTGATCTAATTGAGTGGCATGACATGGGAGATTCAAGATCG GTGCCGCTGTCCATCTGCTCTCCACCTTGCCCGAGGGGCCACAAGAAGGTGCTGACAGGGCCTCACTCATGCTGCTTCGACTGCCAGGCCTGCCCCTCTGCTACATTTCTCAATACAAGTG AATCCACTACATGCCAGCCGTGTCTCCCGGAGGAGTGGGCTCCCCCGAACAGCGAGAAGTGTCTGGACAGGACCGTCCTGCTTCTCCTCTGGGACGCCCCCCTCGCCATCGCCCTGCTCTTCTTTCTGGCCACCTGTCTCCTCATGACTTCCAGCGCCGCAATAATCCTCCTGCTAAACCTGAACACGCCTGTGGCCAAGTCTGCTGGAGGCCGCACCTGCCTCCTGATGCTGGCAGCCCTCACTGCCACTGCCATGAGCTCTTTGTGCCATTTTGGCCAGCCGTCTCCTCTGGCCTGCATCCTCAAGCAGCCTCTATTCAATTTCAGCTTCACTGTGTGCCTGTCCTGCATCACCATGCGCTCCTTCCAGGTCGTCTACATTTTTAAATTTGCATCCAAGCTGCCACTAGCCTTTGACAAGTGGGCCAAAAACCATGGGCCAGAGTTTACCATTTTCCTGGTGTCCGTCACCATCTTGCTAATTTCTGTTATCCGTGTGGCCATCAACACCCCCCAGCCGTCCAAGGATCTGAACTTCTACAAGGACAGCATTGTGTTGGAGTGCAGTAACACGCTCTCACTTGGGGCAGCCATTGAGCTCGCTTATGTGTCACTGCTCAgctttctctgcttctctttcagCTACATGGGCAAAGACCTGCCAGCCAACTACAATGAGGCCAAGAGTGTGACCTTCAGCCTCATGGTGTACATGATGTCTTGGATGAGCTTCTTCACCCTCTACCTCATCAGCAGAAACCAGTTTACCATGGCCGCTAATGTGTTCGCCATTCTCTTCAGCGTCCTCGCCTTCCTCACGGGCTACTTTCTTCCCAAAATCTATATTATTGCCCTTCGACCCCAAATGAACACCATTGCCCATTTCCAGAACTGTATTCAAATGTACAACATGAACAAGCAATGA